A region of Paenibacillus sp. 37 DNA encodes the following proteins:
- a CDS encoding PolC-type DNA polymerase III, which translates to MKITLLPDTYFVENLSVSSLQDRMYCIFDLEGTGINPVVESVTQFGAMHYQRGQQCNTTFSSLARADKPIPEAVAKLTGISNEDMVEAPSFVEAFQEFQKFIGDNVLVTQAGYEYDLPILKRHCDEYGLPMLTNPVLDTKAMFTYIHPEITEVVSTDFLIRYYDLNTDGIHRHNALADCGVIARIFESILSEYEELQLDHFTADPN; encoded by the coding sequence ATGAAAATTACGCTTTTGCCTGATACATACTTTGTTGAAAATCTAAGCGTATCTTCATTACAGGATAGAATGTACTGCATATTTGATCTCGAAGGAACGGGAATTAATCCTGTGGTGGAGAGTGTGACACAATTTGGTGCGATGCATTACCAAAGAGGTCAACAATGTAATACAACATTTTCTTCACTTGCACGTGCGGACAAACCTATACCAGAAGCTGTGGCGAAATTAACAGGCATTTCGAATGAGGATATGGTAGAGGCTCCGTCGTTCGTAGAAGCATTTCAGGAATTTCAGAAATTTATTGGTGATAACGTTCTTGTGACACAAGCCGGATATGAATATGACCTGCCCATCTTGAAGCGGCATTGTGATGAGTATGGTCTCCCGATGTTGACTAACCCGGTATTGGATACAAAAGCAATGTTCACTTACATTCATCCTGAGATTACCGAGGTCGTCTCTACGGATTTTCTGATTCGGTATTACGATCTGAATACAGATGGAATTCACAGGCACAATGCTTTGGCAGATTGTGGTGTGATTGCTCGTATCTTTGAAAGTATCCTTAGCGAATATGAGGAACTTCAATTGGATCATTTTACAGCCGATCCTAATTGA
- a CDS encoding phosphotransferase, which yields MNTTLPDQQQIYHGDFPPDNVMLKEARDSYWVIDWMTGMAGDPAGDVSQSWVILMSDTLSEDTESVIQSFNFYKRI from the coding sequence ATGAATACAACATTGCCTGATCAACAGCAGATCTATCATGGCGATTTTCCCCCCGATAATGTTATGCTCAAGGAGGCCCGCGACTCGTACTGGGTTATCGATTGGATGACTGGCATGGCGGGAGATCCCGCGGGTGATGTGTCTCAAAGCTGGGTAATATTAATGAGCGACACATTGTCGGAAGATACAGAGTCAGTTATACAATCGTTCAACTTCTATAAACGAATCTAA
- a CDS encoding histidine phosphatase family protein, whose protein sequence is MMSEASTFLYFVRHAESRYVEGQERERGLTEQGHQDAGTVASLLQGEQIQLFYSSPYRRAVDTIQILADRSGGIVVTEEDLRERQLSSSDVKHDNFREAKQQLYRDPTYAYSGGESGEQARSRAVAVIEKILDKHAGHKVVIGTHGDVMTLIFQHYDASYGYDFWEKTTMPDIYKLQFDGMHKLVQVTRLWE, encoded by the coding sequence ATGATGAGTGAGGCCAGTACGTTTTTGTATTTTGTCAGACATGCGGAGTCTCGATATGTTGAAGGACAGGAACGCGAGCGTGGACTGACAGAACAAGGTCATCAAGATGCGGGAACGGTTGCCAGTCTGCTGCAAGGGGAGCAGATTCAACTGTTCTATTCCAGCCCTTACAGGCGTGCAGTGGATACAATTCAGATTCTGGCAGATCGGTCAGGTGGAATTGTGGTGACAGAGGAGGATCTGCGTGAACGCCAGTTATCAAGTTCGGATGTGAAGCATGATAATTTTCGTGAAGCCAAGCAGCAGTTGTACCGTGATCCTACGTATGCGTATTCAGGTGGGGAGTCTGGTGAACAGGCTCGCTCAAGGGCAGTAGCGGTAATCGAGAAAATTTTGGATAAACATGCGGGTCACAAGGTAGTCATCGGAACCCATGGAGATGTAATGACGCTTATTTTTCAACATTATGATGCTTCCTACGGTTACGATTTCTGGGAGAAGACTACGATGCCGGATATCTATAAGTTGCAGTTTGACGGAATGCACAAGTTGGTCCAGGTCACCCGATTGTGGGAGTGA
- a CDS encoding GNAT family N-acetyltransferase codes for MTESSSFNPMMLTIPESFHTERLTIRAPQWGDGQAVNEAVRESAEQLRLWLPFAEKIPSLEESEVTVRKARLRYLERTDMMLHLRDRHTDEFVGSSGLHRIDWNARCFEVGYWIRTSRAGEGLMTEAVKGIEQFAITHLEANRLEIRCDARNVPSAKVAERAGYTLEGILRKMRRDSTGTLVDCMVFSKVRGSEFE; via the coding sequence ATGACAGAGTCGTCTTCATTTAATCCGATGATGTTAACGATCCCCGAGAGCTTTCATACGGAACGTCTCACGATTCGTGCACCGCAGTGGGGGGATGGCCAGGCTGTGAATGAAGCGGTCCGTGAGAGTGCGGAACAGCTGCGGTTATGGTTGCCTTTTGCCGAGAAGATCCCTTCATTGGAAGAGTCTGAAGTGACGGTTCGCAAAGCAAGGCTGCGATATCTGGAGCGTACCGACATGATGTTACATTTGCGTGATAGGCATACGGATGAATTCGTAGGCAGCAGCGGGTTACATCGCATCGACTGGAATGCACGCTGTTTTGAGGTCGGTTACTGGATTCGAACATCGCGAGCTGGTGAGGGTCTGATGACAGAAGCGGTGAAAGGGATAGAGCAATTTGCCATTACTCATCTGGAGGCAAACCGGCTGGAGATCCGCTGTGATGCCCGCAATGTGCCAAGTGCCAAAGTAGCGGAACGAGCGGGTTATACACTGGAAGGTATACTGCGCAAGATGCGGCGGGACAGTACAGGTACGCTGGTTGATTGTATGGTTTTCTCCAAAGTCAGAGGCAGTGAGTTCGAGTAA
- a CDS encoding putative PEP-binding protein — MTKRVILLEEGTAEMKGLMGSIGADLAELIHAGWSVPAGFVVTTECCREFCTRLGHLSGEGEEEIINAIRHLEQQTGKFFGHSENPLLLAVRTDQDRASATATQSLLNVGLNDVTVEGLARQTGDRLYALQCYSDYLEEYGQLVYAIPSEFFTEISSHVKGRDETELELTITEFKYLIEAKGRNPFPQDVQIQFKEAVRAVYHPQCVEASRSQKEIVRKSYYIASEQSAPVLIQTMIHGKCGESSGTGTIYTCNPLTGEKGITGQYVPTGNASQTDHGLERLRKDQPELYTSLLEIGSQLETHKGEVQEITFVIESGALYVVQTQPARLSSTATLRSTVDFVHEGLITKEDALLRIQPGHIMEVLKRHYTDSNREVSNGHLPIQIQPVTNDECPAYNNSDSLLSADLQLLLNWADEVKELKVLANVDHPQDAMTSRLLGAEGIGLCRTENMLLSPARLPFVQKMILADSESERRRGLERLLPMQQSDFEQIFEAMDGYPVTIRLLDSPLHELLPDLGVLEKRREWLQAEEWQEQKDHQNELEELERVIRRVSELHEHNPTLGQQACRLSTVFPEIVDMQLEAIFRAAVIGIRQGWWVRPEIMIPQIGHVHELQVMRDLVDHVADQVLGEEKRHCHYRVGAMIEAPRAALTATHIARQADFFSFGTDELTEMTFGYSRHEAEKRLLLLQRDTDSRMVTNNPFHVLDIEGVGQLVEMAVVQGRIRKPHLKTGICGENVVDLESITFCHRIGLDYVSCLPEQIPYARIAAAQAAIKAQREGADTQNTDISTIA; from the coding sequence ATGACAAAACGGGTAATTCTGTTGGAAGAAGGTACGGCAGAGATGAAGGGGCTAATGGGCAGTATAGGGGCTGATCTTGCAGAACTTATCCATGCAGGGTGGTCTGTCCCAGCCGGATTTGTGGTCACAACGGAATGCTGTCGCGAGTTCTGTACCCGTCTTGGACATCTTTCCGGTGAAGGAGAGGAAGAGATTATTAACGCGATCCGGCATCTGGAACAGCAAACCGGGAAGTTCTTCGGACATTCGGAGAATCCGCTATTACTCGCGGTACGTACGGACCAGGATCGAGCCTCAGCAACTGCGACACAATCACTGCTCAATGTTGGTCTGAATGATGTTACTGTAGAAGGACTCGCACGTCAAACCGGTGATCGGTTGTATGCACTCCAATGTTATTCAGATTACTTAGAGGAATATGGACAGCTGGTATATGCAATTCCGTCTGAATTTTTCACAGAAATATCGAGTCATGTCAAGGGTCGGGATGAAACGGAACTTGAATTAACCATTACCGAATTTAAATATTTAATTGAAGCGAAGGGGCGTAACCCTTTTCCTCAAGATGTTCAAATTCAATTCAAAGAAGCAGTACGTGCGGTATATCATCCACAGTGTGTTGAAGCATCCAGATCTCAGAAAGAGATCGTGCGTAAATCATATTACATCGCTTCGGAGCAAAGCGCTCCTGTTCTTATACAGACGATGATACATGGAAAATGTGGAGAATCAAGCGGGACCGGAACAATATATACGTGTAACCCACTTACAGGAGAAAAGGGAATTACAGGACAATATGTCCCTACCGGGAACGCGAGCCAAACAGATCACGGCTTGGAGCGTTTAAGGAAAGACCAACCTGAGCTGTACACAAGTTTGCTGGAGATAGGTAGCCAGTTGGAGACGCATAAGGGAGAAGTGCAGGAAATCACCTTTGTGATTGAATCCGGCGCGTTGTATGTTGTGCAGACCCAGCCCGCCCGATTATCCTCAACAGCCACGCTGAGGAGTACTGTGGATTTTGTCCATGAAGGACTCATCACCAAGGAGGATGCACTTCTTCGTATCCAACCTGGGCATATCATGGAAGTGTTGAAGCGACACTACACAGATTCTAACAGAGAAGTGAGCAATGGACATCTGCCCATACAGATCCAGCCAGTAACTAATGATGAATGTCCAGCTTATAACAACTCAGATTCACTTTTATCAGCAGATCTGCAACTACTGCTCAATTGGGCTGATGAAGTGAAAGAGTTGAAGGTACTGGCCAATGTAGATCATCCACAGGATGCCATGACATCAAGGCTACTAGGGGCTGAGGGAATAGGTCTGTGCCGGACGGAGAACATGCTGTTATCACCTGCGCGGTTACCATTTGTACAAAAAATGATCTTGGCAGACAGTGAATCTGAACGCAGGCGTGGTTTGGAGCGTCTGTTGCCGATGCAGCAGTCTGATTTTGAACAGATATTCGAAGCGATGGATGGATACCCGGTAACGATACGTTTGCTCGATTCGCCGTTGCATGAACTGCTACCGGATCTGGGAGTGTTGGAGAAACGGCGCGAGTGGTTACAAGCAGAGGAGTGGCAGGAGCAAAAAGACCATCAGAATGAGCTGGAGGAACTGGAGCGCGTAATTCGCAGAGTCAGTGAATTGCATGAACATAATCCGACATTGGGGCAACAGGCTTGTCGGCTGAGTACGGTGTTCCCGGAGATTGTTGATATGCAGCTGGAAGCGATTTTCCGCGCAGCTGTGATAGGCATCCGACAAGGATGGTGGGTACGTCCCGAGATTATGATCCCGCAGATCGGTCATGTGCATGAACTTCAGGTGATGAGAGATCTGGTGGATCATGTAGCGGACCAGGTGCTTGGTGAGGAGAAGCGGCATTGTCACTATAGAGTGGGGGCGATGATCGAAGCTCCGAGAGCGGCGCTGACGGCGACTCACATTGCTCGCCAGGCTGACTTTTTCTCGTTTGGCACGGATGAGCTGACAGAGATGACATTTGGATATAGTCGCCATGAAGCTGAGAAGCGGCTCCTTCTCCTTCAGCGTGATACGGACTCTCGTATGGTAACGAATAATCCATTTCATGTGTTGGACATTGAGGGAGTCGGCCAACTGGTGGAGATGGCGGTAGTCCAAGGTCGAATTCGAAAACCTCATCTGAAAACAGGGATCTGTGGAGAAAATGTTGTGGACCTGGAGTCAATTACGTTCTGCCACCGTATTGGACTGGATTACGTAAGCTGTTTGCCTGAACAGATCCCTTATGCACGAATTGCTGCTGCACAAGCAGCCATTAAGGCACAGAGAGAGGGAGCAGACACACAGAACACGGATATTTCTACAATTGCGTAA
- a CDS encoding class I SAM-dependent methyltransferase, translating into MLHSLKAIQSYKSGNTPEAQQQWLQLLAAAEKPHINLERIHSIAELEGTNPVLEYTERTLHVLEKLQVSFWVREILEDVLIWSETAKAGSREQRRVWQKQGVNLFVHNVGSAQLYDLFAGAEHLDNDIGKTKETSINQPGSPGDSLSKNADISEHDTLSTPTPRHEIIRTLIATHGLIGQYIRGEIPFAENASLHALIVKGWLSTDELHTILMALNECIIAGVDPALWNQVQAEVQRIIGWIIVGPDHEDWSVKERLSRLRSSSIRQGEAMDTAYAKLQTELDVEQALAPLAHRTLWYVESAMQNFSLQEMVKVFLLTLRSESMNPTSMESRSEIVRHISFEPLMNTMYYDYKGVKKLNIYKKRMIEKYLEQYSWEQITAGEQIVYPHLTHRIEPHADLPDTLFVTFEFSPAAEKLIAFCIEAEKSPLYEKAVLLLFDLFGLRRDAYDRFHNEETYLSDMNSSGDYKKVLLDYIVGKRVLDIGPGGGILLDLIEQEKPEVEPIGIDISANVIEALERKKQREGHRWQVMKGDALQLEQYVQPGTVDTVIFSSILHELYSYIELDGRRFNSDTVVAALRSSFRVLSPGGRILIRDGIMSEPEAQKRRIRFLEADGIRWLERYAEDFQGRAIQYERISDNEVEMPINDAMEFLYTYTWGEEAYVHEIQEQFGIFTPTDYKNCILEALGEQAEMIIFEHFLQDGYTEALGERMIFMKEDGSPAPLPDSTCLIVIEKKKGLAVG; encoded by the coding sequence ATGCTGCATTCATTAAAGGCCATACAATCATACAAGTCAGGTAACACGCCGGAAGCCCAGCAGCAATGGCTGCAACTGCTGGCAGCAGCAGAGAAGCCCCATATTAACCTCGAGCGCATTCATTCCATTGCCGAACTTGAGGGAACAAATCCGGTGCTGGAATACACCGAGCGTACACTTCACGTACTGGAAAAGCTTCAGGTTTCTTTTTGGGTGAGAGAAATACTGGAGGACGTATTAATCTGGTCAGAGACGGCGAAGGCCGGATCACGGGAGCAGCGGCGGGTATGGCAAAAGCAGGGCGTTAACTTGTTTGTACACAATGTGGGGTCGGCTCAGTTATATGATCTATTCGCAGGCGCAGAGCACCTGGATAATGACATCGGTAAGACCAAGGAGACGAGTATAAATCAACCTGGTTCTCCGGGCGATTCCTTAAGTAAGAATGCGGATATAAGCGAGCATGATACGCTGAGTACACCCACTCCAAGGCATGAGATTATACGTACTCTAATTGCTACGCATGGACTTATTGGTCAATACATACGCGGAGAGATTCCATTTGCCGAGAATGCTTCGCTCCACGCCTTAATCGTCAAAGGATGGCTTAGTACAGATGAACTGCACACCATACTGATGGCATTAAATGAGTGCATTATTGCAGGTGTTGATCCAGCGTTATGGAATCAGGTTCAGGCTGAGGTGCAGCGCATTATAGGCTGGATTATCGTTGGACCGGATCATGAAGACTGGAGCGTGAAGGAACGGTTATCCCGCTTAAGAAGTTCATCCATTCGGCAGGGAGAAGCTATGGATACGGCTTACGCCAAGCTCCAAACGGAACTGGATGTGGAACAGGCGCTGGCTCCGCTGGCTCATCGCACATTATGGTATGTGGAGTCGGCCATGCAGAATTTTTCGTTGCAGGAGATGGTGAAAGTGTTCCTGTTGACGCTTCGCAGCGAGAGTATGAATCCCACATCCATGGAGAGCCGATCTGAAATCGTTCGCCATATCAGCTTCGAACCATTAATGAATACGATGTATTACGATTACAAGGGCGTCAAGAAGCTCAATATTTACAAGAAACGAATGATTGAAAAATATTTGGAACAGTATTCGTGGGAACAGATTACGGCAGGGGAGCAGATCGTCTATCCCCATCTAACCCATCGCATTGAGCCTCATGCGGATCTGCCGGATACACTGTTTGTGACCTTTGAATTTTCTCCCGCAGCCGAGAAGCTGATTGCATTCTGTATTGAAGCGGAAAAGTCACCGTTATATGAGAAGGCTGTGTTGCTGTTATTTGACCTGTTCGGATTACGCCGGGATGCCTATGACCGGTTCCACAACGAAGAAACGTATTTGTCCGATATGAACAGCTCCGGTGATTACAAAAAAGTACTGCTCGACTACATCGTTGGTAAACGGGTACTTGATATTGGCCCAGGTGGAGGAATTCTACTGGATCTGATTGAGCAGGAAAAACCGGAAGTGGAGCCGATTGGTATCGATATCTCAGCCAATGTCATTGAAGCGCTGGAGCGCAAAAAACAGCGTGAAGGACATCGCTGGCAAGTCATGAAGGGCGATGCCCTGCAACTGGAGCAATATGTGCAGCCAGGCACAGTGGATACGGTTATTTTCTCATCCATTCTGCATGAGTTATATTCATATATTGAACTGGACGGTCGAAGATTTAATTCCGATACGGTTGTGGCAGCGCTGAGAAGTTCATTCCGTGTACTGTCACCTGGAGGAAGAATTCTGATTAGGGATGGTATCATGAGTGAACCGGAGGCACAGAAGCGCCGTATTCGTTTCCTGGAAGCGGATGGGATACGCTGGCTGGAGCGATATGCAGAGGATTTTCAAGGGCGTGCAATTCAATATGAGCGGATCTCAGACAACGAAGTAGAGATGCCGATCAACGATGCGATGGAATTTCTCTATACCTATACGTGGGGGGAAGAGGCATACGTGCATGAAATTCAGGAGCAGTTCGGTATTTTTACACCGACCGACTATAAGAACTGTATTCTAGAAGCGCTAGGCGAACAAGCCGAGATGATCATCTTCGAACATTTCCTTCAGGACGGTTATACGGAAGCACTTGGAGAACGAATGATCTTCATGAAGGAAGATGGCTCTCCTGCGCCTTTGCCAGACAGTACCTGCCTGATTGTCATTGAGAAGAAGAAAGGATTAGCGGTTGGATGA
- a CDS encoding ABC transporter substrate-binding protein → MVGLVKGFKGWTITLLLMGLVISGCSTNTATNAEQTPATETESAASGENTSGNETEPATRVVQDEFGDVTIPVQPQRIAGIYVEDYLKALDITPVVQWYNPMWGVQDYLGLDVPKFDTTGSIEALLEYDPDLIIVDGGVDMEKYEMYSKVAPTYRLPESVLQDSNQILKTIADVVGKPDKGEEVAAAFEAKIADAKAKLQEAVGDESVAVVRLNVNDDTLALFGVKNRFTGFIYSELGLTPHPLVNKMEEYQEILSEEAVPQLDADHLIVFPSNGEWSSPENKEALKVLDSKLWKSLPAVKNNQVYIMERSQWQSGAITANSMKIDDLLEKMTP, encoded by the coding sequence ATGGTAGGTTTAGTTAAAGGTTTCAAAGGGTGGACGATTACATTACTGCTCATGGGTCTGGTTATTTCAGGGTGTAGTACAAATACCGCTACGAATGCGGAACAGACTCCTGCAACTGAAACTGAAAGTGCAGCTTCTGGAGAAAATACTTCTGGAAACGAGACAGAGCCTGCGACACGGGTTGTACAGGATGAATTTGGAGATGTGACGATTCCGGTTCAACCACAGCGGATTGCTGGAATATATGTGGAAGATTATCTGAAGGCGCTCGATATTACACCTGTAGTGCAGTGGTATAATCCGATGTGGGGTGTACAGGATTATTTAGGACTGGATGTTCCGAAATTTGATACTACGGGGAGTATTGAAGCTTTGTTGGAGTATGATCCGGATCTCATCATTGTAGATGGTGGGGTAGATATGGAGAAATATGAGATGTACTCCAAGGTGGCACCGACGTATCGTCTGCCTGAGAGCGTACTGCAGGATTCGAACCAAATTCTAAAAACCATTGCCGATGTTGTAGGTAAGCCGGACAAGGGTGAAGAAGTTGCTGCGGCATTTGAGGCCAAGATTGCAGATGCGAAGGCGAAGTTGCAGGAAGCGGTTGGAGACGAGAGTGTCGCAGTTGTCCGGCTGAATGTTAACGATGACACACTGGCGTTGTTCGGTGTGAAAAATCGATTTACCGGATTTATTTATTCCGAGCTTGGCCTAACACCTCATCCTCTGGTTAACAAGATGGAAGAATACCAGGAAATTCTGTCTGAAGAGGCCGTGCCGCAACTTGATGCAGATCATCTTATTGTGTTCCCTTCCAATGGAGAATGGTCATCTCCCGAGAACAAGGAAGCCTTGAAGGTACTTGACAGCAAATTGTGGAAATCTCTTCCGGCCGTTAAGAACAATCAAGTGTACATCATGGAAAGATCACAATGGCAATCAGGTGCGATTACAGCAAATTCCATGAAAATTGATGATCTCTTGGAAAAAATGACTCCATAA
- a CDS encoding AraC family transcriptional regulator, whose translation MQKGMIMFVPAGTSIKVEGSPWTESELQYYKLDLMMAGLKEETSNALSSRNMEEQQELPQSPDSPTLLPLIQLSYSPWSSCLEALEQILRQQVTGDWLEQWEVQLRFQEWFRALFRQSVPETDAPDDRARLQSSIRYIGDHYDQTITVDELAADIGLTRASYTRQFKKITGKLPLEYVNAVRLERSKQLLQLTDDRIHEIAQNVGFSSEYYFGRRFKQYAGISPGLYRRHHRQEVRVFAPYLEDFVLALGVKPVLQCSHHSWGRQHYLGLDDVPEFDVSEQDAQFNVGNIPDFIMLNKGYDRWNLDRFEQVAPTFYVDHLGEDWRSILRSTADVLGKVNRVQDVIGAYEDKAMEAKSRLARYMRGQTVAFLRISASDITLYGDQQGYVGPVIYQDLGLIPHSRVQQWTRHERRISIGLEQLSQLDTDHLLITFDTGNSAKPGDERELLDRDEWKRLPAVKSGNVYEVDFMSWMNYGVISHGKKIEDILRFMA comes from the coding sequence TTGCAAAAAGGAATGATTATGTTTGTTCCTGCTGGAACATCCATTAAGGTAGAAGGCTCTCCTTGGACAGAAAGTGAATTGCAGTATTATAAGCTTGATCTGATGATGGCTGGGTTGAAAGAAGAGACTTCGAACGCTTTGTCTAGTAGAAACATGGAGGAGCAGCAGGAACTTCCCCAAAGTCCAGATTCTCCGACATTATTACCGCTTATTCAACTCAGCTACAGTCCGTGGAGTTCCTGTCTGGAAGCCTTGGAACAAATACTACGTCAACAGGTCACTGGCGATTGGCTGGAGCAATGGGAGGTACAGCTTCGTTTCCAGGAGTGGTTCCGAGCCTTGTTTCGCCAGAGTGTCCCCGAAACAGATGCACCAGATGACCGTGCCCGTCTTCAAAGTTCAATTCGTTATATTGGCGACCACTATGATCAGACGATAACCGTAGATGAGCTCGCAGCAGATATTGGTCTAACAAGAGCCAGCTACACTCGGCAATTCAAAAAAATCACGGGCAAGCTCCCGCTTGAATATGTAAATGCGGTTCGGCTGGAGCGCTCGAAGCAACTATTGCAGCTGACGGATGATCGCATCCATGAAATTGCACAGAATGTGGGATTTAGCAGCGAGTATTATTTTGGCCGCCGATTTAAGCAATATGCTGGTATTTCACCTGGGTTATACCGCCGTCATCACCGTCAAGAGGTTCGTGTCTTTGCTCCGTATCTGGAGGACTTTGTGTTGGCTCTTGGCGTAAAACCTGTACTGCAATGCTCCCATCATTCTTGGGGGAGACAGCATTATTTGGGATTGGATGATGTACCCGAATTCGATGTAAGCGAGCAGGATGCTCAATTTAATGTGGGCAATATACCGGACTTTATCATGCTGAACAAGGGATATGATCGATGGAATCTGGACCGTTTCGAGCAGGTAGCACCTACATTTTACGTAGATCATCTGGGAGAGGACTGGCGCTCCATTTTAAGATCGACAGCCGATGTGTTAGGGAAGGTGAATCGGGTTCAAGATGTGATTGGTGCGTATGAGGACAAGGCAATGGAAGCTAAGAGTCGGTTAGCACGTTATATGCGTGGTCAGACGGTAGCTTTTTTGCGTATATCTGCTTCTGATATTACTCTCTATGGGGACCAGCAGGGTTACGTTGGCCCTGTAATTTATCAGGATCTTGGATTGATTCCGCATTCCCGTGTGCAGCAATGGACAAGACACGAGCGGAGGATTTCCATTGGATTGGAGCAGTTAAGTCAACTTGATACGGATCACTTGTTAATTACATTTGACACTGGAAATTCTGCAAAACCTGGAGATGAGCGCGAACTGCTTGACAGGGACGAATGGAAACGCCTGCCTGCGGTGAAGAGTGGCAATGTGTATGAGGTGGATTTCATGTCGTGGATGAACTACGGTGTGATCTCTCATGGGAAGAAGATTGAGGATATACTGCGGTTTATGGCTTGA